CTTTATCATCATTTTGAAAATGCTGTATATATGTATAATATGGATGCAATTAAAGATATTAAAGAAGATTTTGTTGAGACATTTAAAAAATCACAAATATTCACACATAGAGATTTAAGAGAAGATAAATTATCAAGAAAATTAATAGGTAGATTAATGAAGATTTTTGCTCCATTAATCTAAGTAAAATGGTGGGTTTATAACCACCTTTTTACTTGACAAAAGTACAAAAAAATGATAGTATTAGTTAATTTAATAACACACAGGAGGACTTCAACATGAAACATACATTAAAATTAACTTTTCTAACATTTTTAACTACATTTTTTTCATATACAAACATAACAGTAGATGGAAAAACTAATGTATATGTAGAAAAGAGTAATAATGGTGTAGATATCATAAATATTTCAACTCCAAGTCCTAAAGGTGTAAGCCATTCAACCTTTAAAGAATTTAATGTAAGTGAAAAAGGTGCTGTAATAAATAATGCAAAAAATATTGCAAGAAGTAGAATAGCTGGATTAATAAATGGAAATAATAATATAAAAGATACAAGAGCAAAACTTGCACTTCTAGATGTAACAGGATTAGAAGAAAGTAAACTAAAAGGAATACTTGAAGCATTAAGTAAAGATAAATTAGATGTAATACTTTCAAATCCTAATGGAATAACACTAGATGGTGCAAGTTTTTTAAATATACATAATATGGCTTTAACAACTGGTAAAGTAGATATAGATGAAAATAGTAATGTTACATATTCTAAACCTAAAGGAGAAATTAAATCACTAAAAGAACTAAATACAGATGAGAATTTAGAGATAATATCTAATACCTTTAAATCAGAAGGAGATATAAAGGCAAAAGAATTAAAAGTAATGACTTATGCTGGAGAAGAAGGCATAAAGCTAAGTGCAGATATCATAGGCTCTATACATGGAGATGTAGTAAAGATAGTAGCAACAAAATCAGGTATAGGAGTTAAAAGTATAACTTCAAAAGATTTAACATTAGAATCAAAGACACAAGCTAAAATAGAGGAAATAAAGACAGATAATCTAAATGTTAAGGTAGAAGAAGATTTTACAAATAGAGATAAAATAATATCAAATAATAATATAAATATATCAGCTAAAAACATAATAAATGATGGAAATGTATTAATAAGTGATAATATATCATTAAAAGCTAAAGAAAATATCTCAAATCTAAGTGGAGCAATAATACATGCAGATAATATCTTAAATTTAGAAAGTAAAAACCTTAATAATATAGGTAAGGTGAATTCTTATGGAAATCCAATAGTTAAATACAAAGATAAAAATGGAAACATAATAGAAAATATAGAAGAGTGGAAAACAAAATTAAAAGAAACATATAGATCATATAATGCAGGTATATTATCAAGTACAGATGAAGCAAAGATAAATGCTCTTTCAGCCTTTTATGATGAAGTAGTAGTAATAGACCCTACTGAATTTGATTGGAGAGTATGGAAAGATTGGGGAGATGTAAAATACAATAAGGAAAGAGCAGGAAAAGCTGGAATATTTTACAATCTAAATGGGAGTGAAATCTTAAGTAAGGAAAGAATAGAAGAAATAAAGAATAAGAATAAAGAAGCAATGTATTCAAAGTATTCTGATGATTACTTAGGAGAAAGTAATGAAAACATACTTTTAAAAGGTTTTGTAGATAATGAAGACAAAGATACAAGTTTTTCAATACTTAGTGGAAATAATATTAGTATTACTACAAAAGA
The nucleotide sequence above comes from Streptobacillus felis. Encoded proteins:
- a CDS encoding filamentous hemagglutinin N-terminal domain-containing protein — protein: MKHTLKLTFLTFLTTFFSYTNITVDGKTNVYVEKSNNGVDIINISTPSPKGVSHSTFKEFNVSEKGAVINNAKNIARSRIAGLINGNNNIKDTRAKLALLDVTGLEESKLKGILEALSKDKLDVILSNPNGITLDGASFLNIHNMALTTGKVDIDENSNVTYSKPKGEIKSLKELNTDENLEIISNTFKSEGDIKAKELKVMTYAGEEGIKLSADIIGSIHGDVVKIVATKSGIGVKSITSKDLTLESKTQAKIEEIKTDNLNVKVEEDFTNRDKIISNNNINISAKNIINDGNVLISDNISLKAKENISNLSGAIIHADNILNLESKNLNNIGKVNSYGNPIVKYKDKNGNIIENIEEWKTKLKETYRSYNAGILSSTDEAKINALSAFYDEVVVIDPTEFDWRVWKDWGDVKYNKERAGKAGIFYNLNGSEILSKERIEEIKNKNKEAMYSKYSDDYLGESNENILLKGFVDNEDKDTSFSILSGNNISITTK